A region of the Candidatus Palauibacter australiensis genome:
ATCGAGCCGATGGTTAACGCGGGCGGGCCGCAGATCCGGACGCTTGAGGATGAATGGACGGTGGTGACGGGGGACGGACGCCTCTCGGCCCATTTCGAGCACACCGTGGCGGTGACGTCGGAGGGCCCGCGTGTGCTGACGCGCGTCGCGACTCCGGCGCGAGCAGCAGGGGAGGCCTGAGTTGGCGAAGGAAGAACCGATCCAGATGACGGGGGAGGTCGCCGAGGCGCTTCCCAACGCGATGTTTCGCGTGGAGTTGGAGAACGGGCATCAGATCGTCTGTCACGTCTCCGGCAAGATTCGAATGAACTACATACGGATCCTGCCGGGAGACCGGGTCGCGGTCGAGTTGTCGCCCTACGATCTGACGCGGGGGCGGATCACGTACCGCTACAAGTGACGGAGTTTGTTCGGATCGGTTCGGGCTGGTATTTTGAAGGGTTGCCATCGAACCGCCACCAGGGGACGGAAGCATGAAGGTTCGTTCGAGTGTCAGGCGAATTTGCGAGCATTGCAAGATCATCCGCAGGCGCGGTGTCGTGCGGGTGATCTGCAGTCGAGATCCGAAGCACAAGCAGCGGCAGGGATAGGCAGGGATACATGGCACGCATAGCCGGAGTCGATCTCCCGCGGAACAAGCGGATCGAGGTAGGCCTCACGTACATCTACGGAATCGGCCACTCGACGGCGCGC
Encoded here:
- the infA gene encoding translation initiation factor IF-1, which produces MAKEEPIQMTGEVAEALPNAMFRVELENGHQIVCHVSGKIRMNYIRILPGDRVAVELSPYDLTRGRITYRYK
- the rpmJ gene encoding 50S ribosomal protein L36, which translates into the protein MKVRSSVRRICEHCKIIRRRGVVRVICSRDPKHKQRQG